A stretch of the Hyphomicrobiales bacterium genome encodes the following:
- a CDS encoding DUF4169 family protein, whose translation MCDIINLKQARKQRDRDAKHKVSAVKRVRFGQSKNDKNVVEILRKKFVKKLDDHKLDPSKPTDD comes from the coding sequence ATGTGCGATATTATCAACTTAAAGCAAGCACGTAAGCAGCGTGATCGCGATGCTAAACACAAAGTTAGTGCGGTAAAACGCGTTCGATTTGGTCAAAGTAAAAATGACAAAAACGTTGTCGAAATTTTGAGAAAAAAGTTTGTGAAGAAGCTAGATGATCACAAACTTGACCCATCAAAACCGACAGATGACTAA